A portion of the Candidatus Nitrosotenuis aquarius genome contains these proteins:
- the hisB gene encoding imidazoleglycerol-phosphate dehydratase HisB: MARTSKIKRETKETSILVQVNIDGSGKTSVNTGIDLFDHLITSFGKHSMLDLAVKAKSNDGILHHLIEDTGIAIGSAIDKALGSRTGITRFSYSSVPMDESLAEASVDLVRRPYGKINLSIKRSQIEGMSKEDIEHFFSSLVQNLNSCIHISVKYGENDHHKIESAIKSLAVALRTASSLDKKQKGIPSTKGSM; this comes from the coding sequence GTGGCAAGAACAAGCAAAATCAAGCGTGAAACAAAGGAAACATCGATTCTAGTTCAAGTAAATATTGATGGTTCTGGAAAAACCTCAGTTAATACGGGAATTGATTTATTTGATCACCTGATTACATCGTTTGGCAAGCACTCTATGCTTGATCTTGCAGTAAAGGCAAAGTCAAATGACGGAATACTGCACCACCTCATCGAAGACACTGGCATTGCAATTGGTAGCGCAATAGACAAGGCACTAGGAAGCCGAACGGGCATTACAAGATTCAGCTATTCTTCTGTACCTATGGATGAATCACTTGCAGAAGCCTCAGTTGACCTAGTCAGACGACCATACGGCAAAATCAATCTCTCAATAAAACGATCACAGATAGAGGGAATGTCAAAAGAAGACATTGAGCACTTTTTCTCATCACTAGTCCAAAACCTGAACAGCTGCATCCACATCAGTGTAAAGTATGGAGAAAACGACCACCACAAAATAGAATCTGCAATCAAATCACTAGCGGTAGCACTGCGAACTGCATCAAGTCTGGACAAAAAACAGAAAGGAATCCCAAGCACAAAAGGTTCAATGTGA
- the hisH gene encoding imidazole glycerol phosphate synthase subunit HisH, whose product MMKLAIFDYGAGNIFSLKVALEKQNAQVDVITNFDAANNYSGLILPGVGNFDPAIRSIRDYSSVSFQEYVKDKMPVLGICLGMEMFFEKSEEGKEKGLAAIEGDVILLPNKFKIPHMGWNGLRIKKSNPLLDGIPDNSWVYFVHSYRAKPKNDDVVVADSDYGIDVPAVISKGNLYGTQFHPEKSGKIGSLMIKNFLRECKK is encoded by the coding sequence GTGATGAAGCTAGCCATATTTGATTACGGAGCAGGAAATATCTTTAGCCTCAAAGTTGCACTAGAAAAACAAAATGCTCAAGTGGATGTAATAACAAACTTTGACGCTGCAAACAATTATTCTGGTTTGATTCTGCCCGGTGTTGGTAATTTTGACCCAGCCATTCGAAGCATTCGCGATTACTCTAGCGTGTCGTTTCAGGAATATGTAAAAGACAAGATGCCGGTACTTGGAATCTGTCTTGGAATGGAAATGTTTTTTGAAAAAAGCGAGGAAGGAAAGGAAAAGGGCCTTGCCGCCATAGAAGGAGATGTGATATTACTTCCAAACAAGTTCAAGATCCCTCACATGGGATGGAACGGCCTGAGGATCAAAAAATCAAATCCTCTCTTGGATGGGATTCCTGATAATTCTTGGGTCTACTTTGTTCACTCGTATAGGGCAAAGCCAAAAAACGACGATGTTGTAGTTGCCGACTCTGACTATGGAATCGACGTTCCAGCAGTGATTAGCAAGGGCAATCTGTATGGGACACAATTCCATCCGGAAAAATCCGGCAAAATCGGCTCGCTTATGATAAAGAATTTTCTGCGAGAGTGCAAAAAGTGA
- a CDS encoding HAD family hydrolase — protein sequence MKYYKKSGILIKKDSLKNLIQVDTIIFDCDGVLVDVSKSYDLAIKQTTAFVLDKFAGIKSIPISSEIISGFKASGGFNDEVDVTYALILSLVAAKRLGIDAKKFINKVIDNADSTGIISVEKFLDTVPVDISDIKKKLQYPGPHSTNPLYRIFDQMFYGKDLYKKIFGKKSQFKKGLIENDIVLVTQKLMDSLEPKFAKKIAIVTGRGKESTKYSLNKLFGKFNIDSSFFLEDHPRTLAKPNPKSLIMSINRLKSKHCLYVGDSMEDLIMAKKASKLGKKTIFCGIYGTAQNPNSKKRFFEKNNADIIIQSIDLIPKALNLAH from the coding sequence ATGAAATATTACAAGAAAAGTGGGATCCTGATCAAAAAAGATTCCCTAAAAAATCTAATCCAAGTTGACACAATAATTTTTGATTGTGACGGAGTTTTAGTGGATGTTTCCAAATCATATGATCTGGCAATAAAACAGACCACTGCATTCGTACTCGACAAATTTGCAGGAATCAAATCTATTCCAATCTCATCCGAAATAATTAGTGGTTTTAAGGCAAGCGGCGGATTTAACGACGAAGTAGATGTCACATACGCATTAATTCTATCTCTTGTTGCGGCAAAGCGACTTGGTATTGATGCAAAAAAATTCATCAACAAAGTCATCGACAACGCAGACAGTACGGGAATTATATCTGTTGAAAAGTTTCTTGATACCGTGCCGGTTGACATTTCTGACATAAAAAAGAAATTACAATATCCGGGACCGCACTCTACAAATCCATTATATCGAATATTTGATCAAATGTTTTACGGAAAGGACCTATACAAGAAAATCTTTGGCAAAAAATCTCAATTCAAAAAAGGACTGATCGAAAATGATATTGTCCTTGTGACACAAAAACTGATGGATTCACTAGAGCCGAAATTTGCAAAAAAAATTGCCATAGTCACAGGACGAGGCAAAGAATCAACCAAATACTCACTGAACAAGTTATTTGGCAAATTTAACATAGATTCTTCATTTTTCCTAGAAGACCATCCAAGAACACTTGCAAAGCCAAATCCCAAATCTCTAATCATGTCGATAAATCGCCTAAAGTCAAAGCACTGCCTCTATGTCGGTGATTCCATGGAAGACCTGATCATGGCAAAAAAAGCAAGCAAGCTAGGAAAAAAAACCATATTCTGCGGAATCTATGGGACTGCCCAAAACCCAAATTCCAAAAAGAGATTCTTTGAAAAAAATAATGCCGACATCATAATACAATCAATAGACCTAATTCCAAAGGCATTAAATTTGGCGCACTAG
- the hisA gene encoding 1-(5-phosphoribosyl)-5-[(5-phosphoribosylamino)methylideneamino]imidazole-4-carboxamide isomerase, whose product MKIIPAIDIMDGQVVRLVQGKPENKTVYSNNPGEIAKKWEKQGADMLHIVDLDATLKLGSNLELIQRIVKEISIPVQIAGGLRDENVISSTLDFADRVVIGTLAFKDRELVNKLGSKLGHKNLVISADHNNGNVVINGWTQKTKTNLVDAVQEFSNNGFTEFLITNVSRDGMLQGPDLENLALACKQNVNVIASGGISKPSDVSDVKQCNAYGVILGKALYEGKITIEEAKKLA is encoded by the coding sequence GTGAAGATAATTCCTGCAATCGATATAATGGATGGCCAAGTGGTACGACTAGTACAGGGCAAACCCGAAAACAAAACTGTCTATAGCAACAATCCTGGAGAGATTGCAAAAAAATGGGAAAAACAAGGAGCGGACATGCTCCATATTGTGGATCTTGATGCCACGTTAAAACTAGGATCAAATCTAGAATTAATCCAAAGAATCGTCAAAGAAATATCAATACCTGTACAGATTGCAGGCGGTTTGAGGGATGAGAATGTTATATCCAGCACACTTGACTTTGCAGACAGAGTGGTCATTGGTACCCTTGCATTCAAAGATAGAGAACTGGTAAACAAACTAGGCAGCAAACTCGGACATAAGAATCTGGTAATATCTGCAGACCACAACAATGGTAATGTAGTAATAAATGGTTGGACACAAAAAACTAAAACCAATCTAGTTGACGCAGTTCAGGAATTTTCAAACAATGGATTTACGGAATTTCTAATCACAAATGTGTCCAGAGACGGAATGTTGCAAGGACCTGACCTTGAAAATCTTGCACTAGCATGCAAGCAAAACGTCAACGTGATTGCAAGCGGGGGAATATCAAAACCCTCTGATGTATCTGATGTCAAACAATGCAATGCATACGGCGTGATTTTGGGCAAGGCACTATACGAAGGCAAAATAACAATCGAGGAGGCAAAAAAACTAGCATGA
- the hisC gene encoding histidinol-phosphate transaminase codes for MTKKQFTSKIDELAQLQGYQKPEYHSGVLKLDSNENFVINKQLQQDLINAAQKNSDVREYPLGRSERLVESIANYVNLPKQMVGIGNGSDQILDIILSNFASKKAKILTSNPTFGFFEERCKLYQIPTIKIPFAKDMTLDIGDFISKSKQADILYLDSPNNPTGFQFKKDEITELVKKFDGLAIIDEAYGEFSDYSLASLTKKFENLIVVKTFSKTFGLAGLRLGYVLADKKFIDVFSRVLQYPYPLNTLAIEAGILALQKIKQIQETTQIIKEERARIIKKLRETGAFDVFDSKANFVLFDARGADKRIYTALLEQGISIRKLGKIGKHEGCLRVTVGTKDMNSKFLLAIRDLLK; via the coding sequence ATGACAAAAAAACAATTCACATCCAAAATAGATGAGCTTGCACAACTGCAAGGATATCAAAAACCTGAATATCATTCTGGGGTGCTAAAGCTGGACTCTAATGAGAATTTTGTAATCAATAAACAGCTGCAGCAAGACCTGATCAATGCGGCACAAAAGAATTCCGACGTACGCGAATATCCACTTGGAAGATCAGAACGATTGGTAGAATCTATTGCAAACTATGTGAATTTGCCAAAACAAATGGTCGGAATAGGAAACGGCTCCGATCAGATCTTGGACATCATTCTCTCAAATTTTGCATCAAAGAAAGCCAAGATTCTGACATCAAATCCAACCTTTGGCTTTTTTGAAGAAAGATGCAAGCTGTACCAGATTCCAACAATAAAGATCCCATTTGCCAAAGACATGACACTGGATATTGGGGATTTCATATCAAAATCAAAACAAGCAGACATTCTTTATCTGGATTCCCCAAACAACCCCACAGGATTCCAATTCAAAAAAGATGAAATCACAGAACTGGTCAAAAAGTTTGACGGACTTGCTATAATAGATGAGGCATACGGGGAATTTTCCGATTATTCCCTGGCAAGTCTAACAAAAAAGTTTGAAAATCTAATCGTGGTCAAGACGTTCTCAAAGACATTCGGCCTAGCAGGATTAAGGTTAGGCTATGTCTTGGCAGACAAAAAATTCATCGATGTCTTCTCTAGAGTGCTACAGTATCCATATCCACTAAACACGTTGGCCATCGAAGCTGGAATTCTGGCATTGCAAAAAATAAAACAAATCCAAGAAACAACACAAATTATCAAAGAAGAACGAGCAAGAATAATCAAAAAACTGCGAGAAACAGGAGCATTTGATGTGTTTGACTCAAAGGCAAATTTTGTCCTATTTGATGCCCGCGGAGCGGACAAGAGAATCTATACTGCATTGTTGGAACAGGGAATATCTATTCGTAAACTTGGCAAAATTGGAAAGCATGAAGGGTGTTTGCGCGTAACGGTTGGAACAAAAGACATGAATTCCAAGTTTTTGCTTGCAATACGTGATCTCCTAAAATGA